In a genomic window of Holophagaceae bacterium:
- a CDS encoding DUF4350 domain-containing protein, whose protein sequence is MKRGLAIALLLALLGAGIWAALHFTTWRTEKIHTRFEPEALRNPMLAAQLLLEKNGRAASFHEGLPADTEHLDPAGTLLMLDRGHGFSPQQARRLGAFVEQGGLLILEADEASASAARQRVIQEKEEQPNAVSSFALRDPLMERLGVRVVGVKPPAPSKADPEAEDGSAGSGSGNPLLDFRASGELRLRDGEAPFLVDTDPWIRLAGRRDRAAGIQQDQAAAHFLRFELGKGRVFVFTDLDGFTNYRIVKRDHAELLWELVKDRPATGHIWLLRGDPSEGLMGWLGRHAWMALLSLGALVAVLFWKAAPRFGPLMPVPDPARRSLLEHVDASGRLLWHEGAGDRLVKVTRAALMARIESTHPAWARLPLPLLQVQLAAFSQLPDQQLLRALFEDHYATPAEFTAAIRTLEHLRKLL, encoded by the coding sequence ATGAAGCGCGGCCTTGCCATCGCGCTGCTGCTGGCGCTGCTGGGCGCAGGCATCTGGGCTGCGCTCCATTTCACCACTTGGCGCACGGAAAAAATCCATACCCGGTTCGAACCCGAAGCCCTCCGCAACCCCATGCTCGCCGCGCAGCTATTGCTCGAAAAAAACGGCCGCGCCGCGAGCTTCCACGAGGGGCTGCCGGCCGATACAGAGCACTTGGACCCGGCCGGAACATTGCTGATGCTGGATCGCGGCCATGGCTTCAGCCCCCAGCAGGCGCGGCGGCTGGGCGCATTCGTGGAACAGGGCGGCCTGCTGATTCTCGAGGCCGATGAAGCCTCCGCCAGCGCTGCCCGCCAGCGCGTGATCCAGGAAAAAGAGGAGCAGCCCAACGCAGTTTCCTCCTTCGCGCTGCGCGATCCCTTGATGGAGCGGCTGGGCGTGCGGGTCGTCGGCGTGAAGCCCCCGGCGCCCTCCAAGGCGGACCCGGAGGCGGAGGACGGATCCGCCGGGTCCGGCAGCGGAAATCCCTTGCTCGACTTCAGGGCCTCGGGGGAACTCCGATTGCGCGATGGCGAGGCTCCTTTCCTCGTGGACACCGATCCGTGGATCCGCCTTGCCGGCCGCCGCGATCGAGCCGCGGGCATCCAGCAGGACCAAGCCGCGGCGCACTTCCTGCGCTTTGAGCTGGGCAAGGGCCGCGTGTTCGTTTTCACGGATCTGGACGGGTTCACCAACTACCGCATCGTCAAGCGCGACCATGCGGAGCTGCTCTGGGAATTGGTGAAGGATAGGCCGGCCACGGGCCATATCTGGCTGCTGCGCGGCGATCCTTCGGAGGGGCTGATGGGTTGGCTGGGCCGACATGCGTGGATGGCGCTGCTCAGCCTGGGGGCGCTCGTGGCGGTCCTGTTCTGGAAGGCCGCGCCGCGGTTCGGACCCCTGATGCCGGTGCCGGACCCGGCACGCCGCAGCCTGCTGGAGCACGTCGACGCCAGCGGCCGGCTCCTCTGGCATGAAGGCGCCGGCGACCGCCTGGTGAAGGTGACGCGTGCGGCGCTCATGGCGCGCATCGAAAGCACCCATCCGGCCTGGGCGCGGCTGCCCCTGCCTCTGCTCCAGGTCCAGCTCGCGGCCTTCTCGCAGCTGCCAGACCAGCAATTGCTCCGCGCTCTATTCGAAGACCATTACGCGACCCCGGCGGAATTCACCGCTGCCATCCGCACACTCGAACACTTGAGGAAACTGCTATGA
- a CDS encoding MoxR family ATPase has protein sequence MSANLNLESATALAAAMRGEIAKALVGQEAVVDQVLTAFFAGGHVLLEGVPGLGKTLLVRALCRTFRGQHARIQFTPDLMPSDVMGHSMYDPASGTFTLRKGPVFTHLLLADEVNRAPAKTQSALLEVMQERQVTIDGQSLTVDAPFMALATQNPIEQEGTYPLPEAQLDRFLMKVYIGYPAESAEVDLVRRVTDGQVGDSLRVEDVRALASPEDILAVQSIVSTLRVDDAVLAYAIAITRATRGWPGVSMGAGPRGAIALVRAGRASALLAGRDFVTPDDVKAIAKPALRHRLALAPESELEGHTVDGILDGILEKVAAPRR, from the coding sequence ATGAGCGCGAACCTGAACCTAGAATCGGCCACTGCCCTGGCCGCCGCCATGCGCGGCGAGATCGCCAAAGCCCTCGTGGGCCAGGAAGCCGTGGTGGACCAAGTGCTGACGGCCTTTTTCGCGGGCGGCCATGTGCTGCTCGAAGGCGTGCCGGGCCTGGGCAAGACGCTGTTGGTGAGGGCGCTCTGCCGGACTTTCCGGGGCCAGCACGCCCGCATCCAGTTCACGCCGGATCTCATGCCCTCGGATGTGATGGGACACTCCATGTACGACCCGGCCAGCGGCACCTTCACCCTGCGCAAAGGGCCGGTCTTCACGCACCTGCTGCTGGCGGACGAGGTCAACCGCGCCCCGGCGAAGACCCAGAGCGCGCTGCTGGAAGTCATGCAGGAAAGGCAGGTCACCATCGATGGCCAGAGCCTGACTGTGGATGCGCCTTTCATGGCCCTCGCCACCCAGAATCCCATCGAGCAGGAGGGCACCTATCCGTTGCCCGAGGCCCAGCTGGACCGCTTCCTGATGAAGGTCTACATCGGCTATCCCGCCGAAAGCGCCGAAGTGGATCTGGTCCGCCGCGTCACCGACGGCCAGGTGGGGGATTCCCTCCGCGTGGAGGATGTGCGCGCGCTGGCTTCGCCCGAGGACATCCTCGCAGTGCAATCCATCGTTTCCACGCTGCGGGTGGACGATGCGGTGCTCGCCTACGCCATCGCCATCACCCGGGCCACCCGTGGCTGGCCGGGCGTGTCCATGGGCGCCGGGCCCCGGGGCGCCATCGCCCTGGTGCGCGCCGGACGCGCTTCGGCCCTGCTGGCGGGCCGGGATTTCGTCACCCCCGACGACGTGAAGGCCATCGCCAAGCCCGCCTTGCGCCACCGCCTGGCCCTGGCCCCGGAATCGGAGCTGGAAGGCCACACCGTGGATGGCATCCTGGACGGCATCCTCGAAAAAGTGGCGGCACCGAGGCGGTGA